A part of Melittangium boletus DSM 14713 genomic DNA contains:
- a CDS encoding microviridin/marinostatin family tricyclic proteinase inhibitor, translated as MKTQPDAKPFFARLLDEQEPARASGGETRKYPSDEEDFAGGAFSRDWTLKYPSDHDEDIQTRG; from the coding sequence ATGAAGACGCAACCAGACGCAAAACCGTTCTTCGCGCGTCTGCTCGATGAACAGGAGCCGGCTCGTGCCTCGGGTGGCGAGACCCGGAAGTATCCCTCGGATGAGGAGGACTTCGCCGGGGGCGCGTTCTCGCGGGACTGGACGCTGAAGTACCCCTCGGACCATGACGAGGACATCCAGACGCGCGGATGA
- a CDS encoding MvdC/MvdD family ATP grasp protein, whose product MSTPRDNVLLLTHGADHYTVDRVAEALSRRGLRPVRIDTEGFPASWELSSVVEPEREDVVLGTSAGVLHAREVRSVWLRRRVPARFDAVLEPAWRESCGRESWAALDGALDGLAAAGCRFINPLGSDAVAENKPRQLRLARALGLEIPRTVVTNDAAQVRALFEAVGGRMVAKMLTPLSQSMDGRRPFVYTSAIRPEHLEQLEGLRHAPMVFQERLDKAHELRVAVVGGRCFVGAIDASCSVAGQVDWRRSRADECQWTPGELPGSVAGRLVRLVEALGLVYGAADFIVTPEGRHVFLEVNPGGEWGMLERELGLPIAEALAEALAKE is encoded by the coding sequence ATGAGCACCCCTCGCGACAACGTCCTGCTGCTCACCCACGGCGCGGACCACTACACGGTGGATCGTGTCGCGGAGGCGTTGTCGCGGCGGGGATTGCGGCCCGTGCGCATCGATACGGAGGGCTTTCCCGCCAGCTGGGAGCTGTCGTCGGTGGTGGAGCCCGAGCGCGAGGACGTGGTGCTGGGTACCTCCGCGGGGGTGTTGCACGCGCGGGAGGTGCGCTCGGTGTGGTTGCGGCGGCGGGTGCCGGCCCGGTTCGATGCCGTGCTGGAGCCCGCCTGGCGCGAGAGCTGTGGACGTGAGTCCTGGGCGGCCCTCGACGGCGCCCTGGATGGACTGGCCGCCGCGGGCTGCCGGTTCATCAATCCCCTGGGCTCGGACGCGGTGGCCGAGAACAAGCCCCGCCAGCTCCGGTTGGCTCGAGCGTTGGGGCTCGAGATTCCACGCACCGTGGTGACCAACGACGCGGCCCAGGTGCGCGCCCTGTTCGAGGCGGTGGGGGGCCGGATGGTGGCCAAGATGCTGACGCCCCTGAGCCAGTCCATGGATGGGCGTCGGCCCTTCGTGTACACGAGCGCCATTCGTCCCGAGCACCTCGAGCAGCTCGAGGGTCTGCGCCATGCGCCCATGGTGTTCCAGGAGCGCCTGGACAAGGCCCATGAGCTGCGGGTCGCGGTGGTGGGCGGGCGCTGCTTCGTGGGCGCCATCGACGCGTCGTGCTCGGTGGCGGGACAGGTGGACTGGCGGCGCTCCCGCGCGGACGAGTGCCAATGGACTCCTGGCGAACTGCCCGGCTCCGTGGCGGGGCGGCTCGTGCGTCTGGTGGAGGCGCTGGGGTTGGTCTACGGCGCCGCGGATTTCATCGTCACCCCCGAGGGGCGCCACGTCTTCCTCGAGGTCAACCCGGGTGGGGAGTGGGGCATGCTCGAGCGGGAGCTGGGTCTGCCCATCGCCGAGGCCCTGGCCGAGGCCCTCGCCAAGGAGTGA
- a CDS encoding MvdC/MvdD family ATP grasp protein, with product MAILLVTHSKDNDAPLAVARALEARGERVYRFDTDLFPTGLQLSLDEGGGGRLSGPEGVLDLAEVSALWYRRNATGAAIPRTLDEQLRRPSVEESRRLLFGMMAALEVFQLDACEWVRRAEHKPLQLTLARALELEVPRTLMTNDASAVRAFAASCPGGVVTKMMSSFAVYSPEGREQVVFTTPLSARQLEDLEGLDLCPMTFQERLPKALELRVTVVGERVMAAGVDSQALPGAREDWRREGAALIDAWRPYPLPEPIQARVLRLMDALGLNYGAFDFVVTPEGRHVFLEVNPVGEFMWLMRHPGLPIHEALADVLCGRVARRTAPS from the coding sequence ATGGCCATCCTCCTCGTGACCCATTCGAAGGACAACGACGCGCCCCTGGCCGTGGCACGGGCGCTCGAGGCCCGGGGCGAGCGGGTCTACCGCTTCGATACGGATCTCTTCCCCACGGGACTCCAGTTGTCGCTGGATGAGGGCGGAGGCGGACGGCTGTCGGGTCCCGAGGGCGTGCTCGACCTGGCGGAGGTGTCGGCGCTCTGGTACCGCCGCAACGCGACGGGAGCCGCCATCCCCCGGACATTGGATGAGCAGCTTCGCCGCCCCTCGGTGGAGGAGAGCCGGCGCCTGTTGTTCGGGATGATGGCCGCGCTGGAGGTGTTCCAACTGGATGCGTGCGAATGGGTGCGGCGCGCCGAGCACAAACCGTTGCAGCTCACGTTGGCGCGGGCGCTCGAGTTGGAGGTTCCCCGCACGCTGATGACCAATGATGCCTCGGCGGTGCGCGCCTTCGCCGCGAGCTGTCCCGGGGGCGTGGTGACGAAGATGATGTCGTCGTTCGCCGTCTACAGTCCGGAGGGCCGCGAGCAGGTGGTGTTCACCACGCCCTTGAGTGCCCGGCAGTTGGAGGACCTGGAGGGGTTGGACCTGTGCCCGATGACCTTCCAGGAGCGGCTGCCCAAGGCGCTGGAGCTGCGGGTGACGGTGGTGGGGGAGCGGGTGATGGCGGCGGGGGTCGACTCCCAGGCGTTGCCAGGGGCGCGCGAGGATTGGCGGCGCGAGGGCGCGGCGCTCATCGACGCGTGGCGGCCCTACCCCCTGCCCGAGCCCATCCAGGCACGCGTGTTGCGGTTGATGGACGCGCTGGGGCTCAACTACGGCGCGTTCGACTTCGTCGTCACGCCCGAGGGCCGGCACGTCTTCCTCGAGGTCAACCCGGTGGGGGAGTTCATGTGGCTGATGCGCCATCCGGGGTTGCCCATCCACGAGGCCCTGGCGGATGTGTTGTGCGGCCGGGTGGCGCGGCGGACCGCCCCGAGCTAG
- a CDS encoding HesA/MoeB/ThiF family protein, with product MRILFCGVGAVGSTAAVLCRNLEATLVFIDFDRVESRNLLAQAFVKPSVGRNKAEALKLQLLNLYGVKSEAVGVRLTRDNVEALCQGADLLVDCFDNQASRLVLSAFARAAGKPLVHGALAADGTFGLVRWEERFVPDAEDSPGQATCEGGEHLPLIGQLAATLARAVQDFVKHGARRDALVGLAAVTPTTA from the coding sequence ATGCGCATCCTCTTCTGTGGCGTGGGCGCGGTGGGCTCCACGGCGGCGGTGCTGTGCCGCAACCTCGAGGCCACGCTCGTCTTCATCGACTTCGACCGCGTGGAGTCCCGGAACCTGCTCGCGCAGGCCTTCGTGAAGCCCTCGGTGGGCAGGAACAAGGCGGAGGCGTTGAAGCTCCAGCTCCTCAACCTGTACGGCGTGAAGTCCGAGGCGGTGGGCGTGCGGCTGACGCGCGACAACGTGGAAGCGCTCTGCCAGGGCGCGGACCTGCTCGTGGACTGCTTCGACAACCAGGCGAGCCGGCTCGTCCTGAGTGCGTTCGCGCGCGCCGCGGGCAAGCCCCTCGTGCACGGCGCGCTCGCGGCGGATGGCACCTTCGGGCTGGTGCGGTGGGAGGAGCGCTTCGTTCCGGACGCCGAGGACTCGCCGGGCCAGGCCACCTGCGAGGGCGGTGAGCACCTGCCGCTCATCGGCCAGCTCGCCGCCACGCTCGCGCGGGCGGTCCAGGACTTCGTGAAGCACGGCGCCCGCCGCGATGCCCTGGTGGGACTCGCGGCGGTGACGCCCACGACGGCGTGA
- a CDS encoding DUF1684 domain-containing protein, translated as MRIARLLTLSAVTFATPAFTAPPAKPSMTKPAETKSPEPPSTSLEAETRAWHQKRVANLTAEDGWLSLVGLHWLEEGDNRLGSAADNDFIFPAGTPAHIGTLTRKGSQVTFTLQPGVTVTRGGQPFSGGTVGTREGPEDILGLGPLRFYLIPRGDKLGLRVKNPEAPARKQFHGIPTWPVSAAWRIEGRFEPAASPRKLAVPTVLGTVEDMNSPGTLVFQVNGQEYRLDPVLESESGPFFVIFGDQTNRTESYGAGRFLYVDPPKDGRVVLDFNRAYNPPCAFSPYATCPLPPAQNRLKLSVEAGEKRYGDH; from the coding sequence ATGCGAATAGCTCGTCTGCTCACCCTGTCGGCGGTGACCTTCGCGACGCCCGCCTTCACCGCTCCCCCCGCCAAGCCCTCCATGACGAAGCCCGCCGAGACGAAATCCCCCGAGCCCCCTTCCACCTCCCTGGAGGCCGAGACCCGCGCCTGGCACCAGAAGCGCGTGGCCAACCTCACCGCCGAGGACGGCTGGTTGTCCCTGGTGGGGCTGCATTGGCTCGAGGAGGGCGACAACCGCCTGGGTTCCGCCGCGGACAATGACTTCATCTTTCCCGCCGGGACGCCCGCGCACATCGGCACCCTGACGCGCAAGGGGAGCCAGGTGACGTTCACGCTCCAGCCCGGCGTCACCGTCACCCGGGGCGGCCAGCCGTTCAGCGGCGGCACGGTGGGCACCCGCGAGGGCCCCGAGGACATCCTCGGACTCGGTCCGCTGCGCTTCTACCTCATCCCCCGGGGCGACAAGCTGGGCCTGCGCGTGAAGAATCCCGAGGCCCCCGCGCGCAAGCAGTTCCACGGCATCCCCACGTGGCCGGTGAGCGCCGCCTGGCGCATCGAGGGCCGGTTCGAGCCCGCGGCGTCTCCGCGCAAGCTGGCGGTGCCCACGGTGCTCGGCACGGTGGAGGACATGAACTCGCCGGGCACGCTCGTCTTCCAGGTGAATGGCCAGGAGTACCGGTTGGATCCCGTCCTGGAGTCCGAGTCGGGCCCGTTCTTCGTCATCTTCGGGGACCAGACCAACCGCACCGAATCCTACGGAGCGGGCCGCTTCCTGTACGTGGATCCTCCGAAGGACGGCCGCGTGGTGCTGGACTTCAACCGCGCCTACAACCCGCCCTGCGCCTTCTCGCCGTACGCGACGTGCCCCCTGCCGCCCGCGCAGAACCGGCTGAAGCTGAGCGTGGAAGCGGGCGAGAAGCGCTACGGCGATCACTGA
- a CDS encoding DUF2231 domain-containing protein: MKMRVQELHPMLIHAPLTLLPSAAVIDVAAAFSRGPVLDKTSRILWWTTAAGGMLAGFAGLAATQEVKADTPKTRDMMFLHGFTNAVIVLGALGIAAWRTGRPASLASSLMGMGSLALVGYSAWLGGEMVYSEGIGVNGLTMGRAEIDQRSPPLLSREAPRRIARDAVKGLGWLLSRARGVFSGRERIEPRAFGVASIEQALESQPSTERLPSRIEPQPV, translated from the coding sequence ATGAAGATGCGTGTACAGGAGTTGCACCCCATGTTGATCCACGCGCCCTTGACGCTGCTGCCCTCGGCGGCGGTCATCGACGTGGCGGCGGCGTTCTCCCGGGGCCCGGTCCTGGACAAAACGTCCCGCATCCTGTGGTGGACCACCGCCGCGGGGGGCATGTTGGCCGGCTTCGCCGGTCTGGCCGCCACGCAGGAGGTGAAGGCCGACACACCCAAGACGCGCGACATGATGTTCCTGCATGGCTTCACCAACGCCGTCATCGTGCTGGGGGCCCTGGGCATCGCCGCGTGGCGCACGGGCCGCCCGGCGTCACTCGCCTCGAGCCTGATGGGCATGGGCTCGCTCGCCCTCGTGGGCTACAGCGCGTGGCTGGGCGGGGAGATGGTGTACTCGGAGGGCATTGGCGTGAACGGGTTGACGATGGGCCGGGCGGAAATCGATCAGCGCAGCCCTCCTCTGCTCTCGCGTGAGGCGCCCCGGCGGATCGCCCGGGATGCGGTGAAGGGCCTCGGGTGGCTCTTGTCCCGTGCTCGCGGGGTCTTCTCGGGTCGTGAGCGCATCGAGCCCCGGGCCTTTGGTGTCGCGAGCATCGAGCAGGCCCTGGAATCCCAACCGTCGACGGAGCGGTTGCCGTCTCGCATCGAGCCACAGCCGGTGTGA
- a CDS encoding TIM-barrel domain-containing protein, which translates to MRFDDISIEPNRVTFWGPRSALEIRSPLPGVLRLRHIPALSHSGLAHGPRELPAKQSFAVVEHAQRPLSFRREAQAQVAVVGTEELSVEVRLDQGSWSLKDASGRELSRCEGFSGEAMPDYPVTRFRSRLALHTPADEAWLGFGEKVGALDKRGMRFVFWNTDVVPHHPDTDPLYQSIPFSLGLRDGVAWGLYLDESWRMEVDVASEDPSLVRWESSGPELDAYVFVGPMPADVVRRYTALTGRQPLPPLWSLGAQQSRWGYENAAEIRSVIHGYRSRKLPLDCVYLDIDYMEGYKVWTWDKARYPDPAGLASEAAQLGVKLVTIIDPGVKQEPGYRVYDEALAGDHLVRNDRGSVLVGEVWPKPAVFPDFTRESVRSWWGGLHRGFVDAGISGFWNDMNEPACFRLVNANETFSINSAPAADKDKVEGPTLPHDARHGEKRHLEVHNVYALGMAHAAYEGLRRLAPERRPFLLTRAGFAGIQRYSAVWTGDNSSYWSHLELSISMMLGLGLSGVSFTGADIPGFMGRASGEMLVRWMQLGTFYPLMRNHSAKGTPYQEPWRFGEPYLSLAREWLERRYRLLPTLYSLMHESSQEGLPALRPLVMYAPGDVEALRMDDAFLFGRDLLVAPVVRQGRTHRHVYLPEGRWLPFFDLGQTGEPVEGKQHVLAEAPLGTAPMWLRAGGALALTEPAQHTTSANWTHLTWHIHVAARVEGTLYEDAGEGYGASRTTRLSGDWTKDLFVLERSTEGALPPSRDTETLCLYGLTEPREVLGAREHRFVDGVLLVDVAADWKKLEVRL; encoded by the coding sequence ATGCGCTTCGACGACATCTCCATCGAACCGAACCGTGTCACCTTCTGGGGTCCCCGCTCCGCGCTGGAAATCCGCAGCCCCCTGCCGGGGGTGCTGCGGCTGCGTCACATTCCGGCCCTGAGCCATTCCGGGCTCGCGCACGGTCCCCGGGAACTGCCCGCCAAGCAGTCCTTCGCGGTGGTGGAGCACGCGCAGCGGCCGCTGTCCTTCCGCCGCGAGGCCCAGGCGCAGGTGGCGGTGGTGGGGACGGAAGAGCTGTCGGTGGAGGTCCGGCTGGATCAGGGCTCCTGGAGCCTGAAGGACGCCTCTGGACGGGAACTGTCGCGGTGTGAGGGCTTCTCGGGCGAGGCGATGCCGGACTACCCGGTGACGCGCTTCCGCTCCCGGCTCGCCCTGCACACGCCCGCGGACGAGGCGTGGCTCGGTTTCGGAGAGAAGGTCGGGGCGCTCGACAAGCGCGGCATGCGCTTCGTCTTCTGGAACACGGACGTGGTGCCCCACCACCCGGACACGGATCCGCTCTATCAGTCCATTCCCTTCAGCCTCGGCCTGCGCGACGGCGTGGCCTGGGGTCTGTACCTCGACGAGTCGTGGCGGATGGAAGTGGACGTCGCCTCCGAGGACCCCTCGCTCGTGCGGTGGGAGTCCTCCGGTCCCGAGCTGGACGCCTATGTCTTCGTGGGCCCGATGCCCGCGGACGTGGTGCGCCGCTACACCGCGCTCACCGGCCGCCAGCCGCTGCCTCCGCTCTGGAGCCTGGGCGCGCAGCAGTCGCGCTGGGGCTATGAGAACGCGGCGGAGATCCGCTCCGTCATTCACGGCTACCGCTCCCGGAAGCTGCCGCTCGACTGCGTGTACCTCGATATCGACTACATGGAGGGCTACAAGGTCTGGACCTGGGACAAGGCCCGGTATCCGGACCCGGCGGGCCTGGCGAGCGAGGCCGCCCAGCTCGGCGTGAAGCTCGTCACCATCATCGATCCGGGCGTGAAGCAGGAGCCGGGCTACCGCGTCTACGACGAAGCGCTCGCGGGCGACCACCTGGTGCGCAATGACCGGGGCAGCGTGCTCGTGGGCGAGGTGTGGCCCAAGCCCGCCGTGTTCCCGGACTTCACGCGCGAGAGCGTGCGCTCCTGGTGGGGCGGCCTGCACCGGGGCTTCGTGGACGCGGGCATCTCCGGCTTCTGGAATGACATGAACGAGCCCGCCTGCTTCCGGCTCGTCAACGCCAACGAGACCTTCTCCATCAACTCCGCGCCCGCCGCGGACAAGGACAAGGTGGAGGGCCCCACGCTGCCGCACGACGCCCGGCACGGGGAGAAGCGCCACCTGGAAGTGCACAACGTGTATGCGCTCGGCATGGCGCACGCGGCCTACGAGGGCCTGCGCCGGCTCGCTCCCGAGCGGCGTCCCTTCCTCCTGACCCGCGCGGGCTTCGCGGGCATCCAGCGCTACTCGGCCGTGTGGACGGGTGACAACTCCAGCTACTGGTCGCACCTGGAGCTGTCCATCTCCATGATGCTGGGCCTGGGCCTGTCCGGCGTGTCCTTCACCGGCGCGGACATCCCCGGCTTCATGGGCCGCGCGAGCGGGGAAATGCTCGTGCGCTGGATGCAACTGGGCACCTTCTACCCGCTCATGCGCAACCACTCCGCCAAGGGCACGCCCTACCAGGAGCCGTGGCGCTTCGGCGAGCCCTACCTGTCCCTCGCCCGCGAGTGGCTGGAGCGGCGCTACCGGCTGCTGCCCACGCTCTACTCGCTCATGCACGAGTCCTCGCAGGAGGGTCTGCCCGCGCTGCGGCCGCTCGTCATGTACGCGCCGGGAGACGTGGAGGCGCTGCGCATGGATGACGCGTTCCTCTTCGGAAGGGATCTGCTCGTGGCTCCCGTGGTGCGCCAGGGCCGCACGCACCGGCACGTGTACCTGCCCGAGGGGCGGTGGTTGCCGTTCTTCGACCTCGGCCAGACGGGGGAGCCCGTCGAGGGCAAGCAGCACGTGCTCGCCGAGGCGCCGCTGGGCACGGCGCCCATGTGGCTGCGGGCGGGTGGCGCGCTCGCCCTCACCGAGCCGGCGCAGCACACCACCTCGGCCAACTGGACGCACCTCACCTGGCACATCCACGTGGCGGCGCGCGTGGAGGGCACGCTGTACGAGGACGCGGGCGAGGGCTACGGCGCGTCGCGGACGACGCGGCTGAGCGGGGACTGGACGAAGGACCTCTTCGTGCTGGAGCGGAGCACGGAGGGCGCCTTGCCCCCGTCCCGCGACACGGAGACGCTGTGCCTGTATGGGCTCACCGAGCCTCGCGAAGTGCTCGGCGCGCGGGAGCACCGCTTCGTCGACGGGGTGCTCCTGGTGGACGTGGCGGCGGACTGGAAGAAGCTGGAAGTCCGCCTGTAG